Genomic DNA from Candidatus Gastranaerophilales bacterium:
AGTTATAAAAAAATAAGCTTTTTTTAACAAAAAATTAATCATTCTTGCAAAAAGTAACAAATGATTTTATATTTAGATTTAATATAAGCAATTCACTAAATCAAGGATAAAGGCATGCCTATTACAAACATTCAAAACAATTTTTCTCAATTTAAAACAAATACAACAACGCAAACCGCAGCTGAGCCAAAGGTTCAGCAACAAGCGACATCTCCTGCATCAGCAGAGATAAAAAAAGATTCGTTTGAAAAATCTACTAAATTCAAAACAATCGGGGCGATAGGATATCCGTTATTATGTATAGCATTAGGTGCAATACAAAAAGGTGTTAAAAACGAAATGAGATATTTAGGTTCTGCCATAGGGCTTATCGGTCTTCCCGTAACTGTGGGCATAGGCTACTTAATCGGCAAGCTTACAGACAATAATATTAACAAAGGCAGAGAGAACAAAACCACGGGAAAACCTACTGTATTTGGTGCAATAAGTGCTATTTTGGGAGGCGGTTTAATTGGTATTTCGTCTGCTTCAACCAAGCTGGCAAAAGATGTCAAATTCGCTAAATACGTTGATAGCCCACACTTCAAAAAATTCGGTGCATTAGACCTTAAAAAGTTAAAAAATGTTAGTGCAAAAGGTGCAGCTATAGGCGCAGCAACATTAGGTGCAGCATACTTCGGTCTAAAAGCTTTACTTAAAAACTCCGCAAATAAAGCCGCCGAAACTAAGGCTGCTTAATCCCACTTAAGATTAGGATTTCTTGCGGCAAAGGTTTCATCGACTTTTTTAACGGGAGCGTTAGACGGTGCATTGATAAAATCTTCCTGGTTTTCTTTTACATCCTGTGCCAGTTTTATCATCACATTAATAAACTCGTCTAAAGTTGCCTTTGACTCTGTTTCTGTAGGCTCTATCATCATTGCTTCATGAACAATCAGAGGGAAATAAATTGTAGGCGGATGAAATCCGTAATCTATAAGCCTTTTAGCAAGCATAAGGGTGTTTATCCCGTATTCTTTTTGGTTATGGCTTGTCATTACGAATTCATGCATACAATGCCTGTCAAACGGCACTTCATAGTAATCCTTTAATTTTTCTTTGATATAATTAGCGTTCAAAACAGCATCTTCACTGGCTTTTTTTAAGTCTTTGCCCATCATGGTTATATAAGTATAGGCTCTGACTAAAATACCGAAATTTCCGAAGAACGAGCGGACTTTGCCTATAGAATTTGGCAGAGAATAATCACGGTAGTATTTTTTATCTTTGTAGCCTATAACAGGTACAGGCAAGAATTCTGCCAGTTTTTGCACAACACCGACGGGGCCTGCCCCGGGTCCGCCTCCGCCATGAGGGGTGGAAAAAGTTTTGTGCAAATTAACATGCACTACGTCAAAGCCCATAATAGCAGGGTTTGTAATCCCCATAATAGCGTTAAGGTTCGCTCCGTCGTAGTAAAGCAATCCGCCTGCCTGATGTACCAAAGACGAGATTTCTAAAATATCACGCTCAAACAACCCCAAAGTATTTGGGTTTGTAAGCATCAAGCCCGCGATATCATCGTCAAGAGCTTTTTTAAGTTCTTCAATATCAACCAGCCCGTCTTGGTTTGATTTTATTTCTACCACTTCAAAGCCGCACATTTTAGCGCTGGCAGGGTTTGTGCCGTGGGCTGAATCAGGTACTATAATTTTTGTCTTTTTAAGACCTTTAGTTTCAAAATAAGCTTTAATAACCATTAAACCTGCAAGTTCGCCATGCGCACCTGCTGCCGGCTGCAAACTCACCGCATCCATGCCCGTAACTGCACAAAGCTGTTTTTGTAAGTGATACATAAGAGCTAATGCGCCTTGAAGAGTATCATCACTCTGGTTAGGGTGTATATTCAAAAATCCGTCAAGATTAGCCGCCCACTCGTTAATTTTCGGGTTATATTTCATGGTACAGGAACCCAAAGGATAAAAGCCCTCGTCCAAACAAAAATTCTTTTTTGAAAGATTAAAAAAGTGCCTTACCACTTCGCCTTCGCTAAGTTCCGGCAGGTTTGGCGCCGTTTTTCTTATGTAAACTTCATCAAGATTATCTATATCCTTCACTTCTGCTATTGCAGGTCGGTTTGATTTTTCAAAAATTGTTTTCCCCACGGGCTATCCCCCTCTTCAATACCTGGTTAAATTATATAATGGCAAACATTAATTTACAAATGCGTAAATTAAAGCAATTTTGAAAGATTATTATTTTTATATAATATAAGGGTAGCAAGGTTGTATACATGTATATTAATTCTATAGATTTTAATAATAATAAAATTAAGGCGGATAAAAATTTCAAAAGTAACGCCAGTGTGCCGTTAAGAAATGATGAAACCGTCCTGTCTAAAAGTGCTTCCGCTGCCCTTAGGAATGTAAGTTTCAGACAAAAAAACTACACTTTTTTAGAAGATGTGAAAATCCCTTATTTGGACGTCAACGCCAAATTATTTGTACTAAAAAACGGACAAAAACTGTTGGTTATTAAAAAGGACGGACCTACTGTTGTAAAAACACACTTCAAAGTCGGTTCAATGAACGAAAATGACAATATACGAGGTATAAGCCACTATATTGAACACAACCTGTTTAACGGTTCTAAAAATTATAAGGCCGGTGAATTCGTCGACAACGTAATAAAAATGGGCGGTAAATACAATGCCAGCACAGGTTTTAATGTAACGGACTATTTCGTTGTAAATCCTCTTTCAAGTAAAGAGGAACTGGCTAAAACAGTAAACATGCACTCGGATATGATAGTAAACCCTGATTTTTCAGTTGACATGCTTGAAAAGGAAAAAGGCCCCGTTATATCCGAAATTCAAATGATTGGCGATAATCCGCAAAATAAAACGTTAAATGCTCTGCTTAAAAACCTGTTCCAAATCAAAACAAACGCTCAGGATTTGGTGGGCGGCAGCGTCGAAAATATACGAAATTTAGACAGAGATACCGTTCTTAAGTTTTATAATACTTACTATACCCCGGATAATGCCATCAGTGTGGTGATTTCAAGTGAAGATGAAGAAAAAGTTGCAGCTACTATGAGCGAAGAGTTCAAGGATTTTGTAAAAACAACTAATACCCCAAAATATCACGAAGAATTAACCCCCGTAACCAAAAGCGTGAGGCAGGATTTGGTTTCAACAAACACACAATCAACAATAATTCAGCTGGGCTTTGCCGTTCCCTCGGTTAAAGAAGAAAAAATCGCTTTAACCCTTCTTCTTCAAGTGCTTGCTATGTATAAAAACTCACGGCTTCAAAAAGCAATGGATAAATACGGTGCAGATATTTCAACGGTAATAGAAAATATCGGAACTAAACCAACAGACCCTCAAGCCGTAATCTTTAACACTTCTACCCCAAAAGGAAATCAGGAAGAAATCTTAAAAGATATTTATCAAGAAATTCACAACGTAAACATAAATGGGATTTCAGAGTCCGAACTTAATATAGCAAAAGAAAAATTAAAAAACTTCATTAACCAAACAGGCGAGTCAAATATGGGGATTACTTCTCTGCTCGCTTCTACAATACTGGATGAGGGTAATCTTGATACTTTAAAAAACCTTGATAAAATTATTGAAGGCATAAAACCGCAAGATGTTCAAAATATTTCCAAAAAATATCTCGACCTTAATAAGGTTTCCATTGCACTTACGCACCCTGCTAAAAAGAAGGATAACGTATCCTTCGGCGGAAAAGTACAAAATGCCCAAAATATAAACTTCTACCGTCTTCCGAATAATATCGAACTAACAACCGGTAATACCCATGATGCAAAAATCAGCGCAATAAAATTTGAACTGAAATGCCCTGAATTACAGGATGAAAAACCGGGCGTGTCATCAATGCTTAGAGGCATGCTTACAAAAGGCACATCTTTAATGAGCGAGGAAGAATTCAGCAACATTAACGATATAAACAGTATCGAAAAAAACATTTCAGGAAGCTACAATTCAATAGTCTTTAATTTCAAAGCCCCTTCTGACAAAATAAAAACCGTGATTGAACAGTTCAGAAGAAATATATATGCCCCCGTACTTACACAGGAAAACTTTGACAAGGTAAAACAAGAACTGAAAAACTCATATCTAAGCAGTCCTAAGGTTGCTTTAGATAAAGGGGTAGAGCTTCTATACGGCAATCATCCCTTGGGCACCGGCTCCGGAAAAGCTTACAGAAATCTCGACAATTTAACCCTGAATGATGTAATAGAACATTATAACAAAATTCTTTACAATAGCGCATTTACAGCTACAGCAACAATGGATTTTGACAAAAATAAAGAAGCATTGGGAAATCTTTACAGCGAACTTGCTCAAATTAAACAACAATACAAGCCTGCTACCCTCGGGCAAAAGCCTTTAATAAAAGAGCTTGATTCTGCTAAAATAGCCTTAGAAACAGTTAACAGAAGCCAGGCCGATATAGTTCAGCTATTTAGGATTGAAGAAACAGGCAATGTAAAAGATAAGGTAACAATGTCGCTTTTAAATGAAATTCTCGGCGGCAACAGCAATTCAAGATTGTTTAACGACCTAAGAGAAACCCAAAAGCTTGCCTATAGAGTTAATTCTTTCTATGAATCATCGGACAACGAAGGAATACTTGCTCTAAATATAATGACAACAACCGATAATACACAGGTTCCGCAATATGACAACGTTAAAAAGTCATTGGAAGGGTTTAAAAAGCATATAAATCAACTGATAACAACACCTGTTTCACAAGAAGAATTAAACGCTGCAAAACGCCAGCTGAAAAGCAAAATAGCATTCTTAAAAGAATCCACTCAGGGCAAAAATCAAATCACAAGTATTTCGATGAAAAGCCCCTATAAAAAAGAGTACCCGGATGAAATGCTTAAAGCAATAGACAGCGCAACGGCAGAAGATATTCAAAAAATTGCCGGACATTATTTGACCAAGCCTTCCGTTGTTTCAATCGTTGCAAGCAAGGCTACCATTGATAATAATGCGGATTATCTTCAATCATTTGCAGGAAAATAAAATTAAGAACCTTGTTTGCATAACTGCTAAAAAATTTGTATTATATATAATATGAAAAACAAAACATACGATGTAATAATCTTTGGCGGCGGTTTGTCCGGGTGTGCCTGCGCTTTTGGTGCGGCAGAAAAAGGGCTTAAAGTATTAATAGTGGAAAAACTCACATTTTTAGGCGGCAGCGCTACAGGCGGACTGGTTTTCCCCATGATGAAAAATCAGCTTCAGGACGGAACTGACTTAAACTCCGGTTTTTTCAAAGAGCTGACGGAAAGATTACAAAAAAACAACGGCGGTATTACTTTCAAAGACGGCAATAAAGGCTGGTTTAACCCTGAAGTCTTAAAATACACGCTCGATGAATATTGTGAAGAGCTGGGGGTAGAAGTTCTTTTCGACAGCGTGGTAACATCTGCCGAAACTACGGGGAAACAAGTATTAAGCGCAGAAATTTTCACCTGCGGGCAAAAATTTTCTTTAAAATCAAAATATTTTGTTGACGCAACAGGCAACGCTGATTTTTCATCATTATGCGGTGTTGATTTTGAAAACGGCGACAACGGTAAAAATCAGGCTTTTACCCTGCGTTTTATAATGTCAAATATTGATATGGAAGAATTTGCGCAATTTTTAGAATCACTTGATGATGAAAAAGTTTCTCCGGTTTATCGCCTTGATAACGGCGAGATACATCTTTCTACGGCATATACTTATGACGATAAAGATTGGAAGCTTAAACCTTTTTTTGAAGAAGCAGTAAAAAACGGGGATTTAACGTTTGAAGACACCGCTTATTTTCAGATTTTTACAATCCCGGCGCAGCCTGCAAGCATAGGCTTTAACTGCCCCAGGATTTCAAGCAGCCGTCAGCTGAACCCTCTAAATCCCGATGATATAAGCTTTGCACTTATGCAAGGGCGGTCTCAGATAAGAAGGTTGGAGCGGTTTTGCAAAAAATATCTTCCGGGCTTTAAAAAAGCCTACGTATCTCAAAGCGCACCCATGCTAGGGGTTAGAGATTCAAGAAGGATAAAAGGCAGCTACATTTTAAACGAGGAAGATATTTTAAACTGTACCAAGTTCAAAGATGCCGTTGCAAAATCCAATTACCCTATAGATGTTCATTCTTACCATAAAAACAAGGGTGAATTACGCTTTGTAAAAGAAAACGATTACTACGAAATCCCTGTTGAATGTACTTTAAACCCTAAATATACGAATTTGCTTACTTTAGGCAGAGCAATCAGCGCAACATTTCTGGCACAGGCTTCCTTGCGAATAATGCCAAACTGCATTTCAACAGGTGAAAATGCGGCCGATTATATATGTAAAAAGTTACAAAGCTAACCACTAATAATCTTTACGATGTATAATTATAAGCGTACTTGAAATATAGGGGAGCCTTATGACACAATTATTAAAAGCCCAAAAGGGCATTTTAACTCCTGAAATGGAATATATACTTGAAAAAGAACAAGTTTCATCATCGTTTTTGCTCGAAAAAACCGCAAGCGGCGAAATTGTTATTCTGAAAAATATCAACCATAAAAATACAATCCCTGTTGCCATAGGAACAGGCATGAGCATAAAAGTTAATGCCAATATAGGAACATCCAAGGAAAGAAGCGGACTGGATTTAGAGCTTGAAAAACTTCAAACGATTATAGCCACAAACTGTGATACGGTCATGGATTTATCTACAGGTGCTGATTTGGACGAAGTAAGAAACATTATCATAAAAAATTCAACAATTCCCGTAGGTACAGTGCCAATTTATCAGGCAGGTAAAGAAGCCATTGATGAAAAACACGATATTGCTCAAATGAGTAAAGATAAATTGTTTTCTGACATAGAAAAACACTGCAAAGACGGGGTGGATTTTATCACGGTACACTGCGGAGTAACAAAACAAGTAATAAAGGCTTTAAAAGAACAAGGCAGAATTACGGGTATAGTAAGCCGGGGCGGTTCAATGACAGCGGCATGGATGGAAGCAAACGGCTGTGAAAATCCCCTTTATGAGTTTTATGATGATTTACTTGATATTGCAAGAACTTACGATTGTACATTATCTTTAGGCGACGGGCTAAGACCCGGCTGCGGAGCTGATGCTGGCGACAGAGCGCAAGTATCGGAAACCATTGTTTTAGGCGAGCTTGTAAACAGAGCAAGAAAAGCAGGGGTGCAATCAATGGTAGAAGGACCCGGGCATGTACCTTTAAATATGATTCCTTCTATGATTCAAACTATCAAAGAATTAACCCGTAACGCTCCTTTGTACGTTTTAGGTCCATTGGTCACCGATATAGCGCCGGGATATGACCATATTACAGGCGCTATAGGCGCAACTTTAGCGGGAGTGAACGGAGCGGATTTTTTATGCTACGTAACGCCA
This window encodes:
- a CDS encoding pitrilysin family protein, with translation MYINSIDFNNNKIKADKNFKSNASVPLRNDETVLSKSASAALRNVSFRQKNYTFLEDVKIPYLDVNAKLFVLKNGQKLLVIKKDGPTVVKTHFKVGSMNENDNIRGISHYIEHNLFNGSKNYKAGEFVDNVIKMGGKYNASTGFNVTDYFVVNPLSSKEELAKTVNMHSDMIVNPDFSVDMLEKEKGPVISEIQMIGDNPQNKTLNALLKNLFQIKTNAQDLVGGSVENIRNLDRDTVLKFYNTYYTPDNAISVVISSEDEEKVAATMSEEFKDFVKTTNTPKYHEELTPVTKSVRQDLVSTNTQSTIIQLGFAVPSVKEEKIALTLLLQVLAMYKNSRLQKAMDKYGADISTVIENIGTKPTDPQAVIFNTSTPKGNQEEILKDIYQEIHNVNINGISESELNIAKEKLKNFINQTGESNMGITSLLASTILDEGNLDTLKNLDKIIEGIKPQDVQNISKKYLDLNKVSIALTHPAKKKDNVSFGGKVQNAQNINFYRLPNNIELTTGNTHDAKISAIKFELKCPELQDEKPGVSSMLRGMLTKGTSLMSEEEFSNINDINSIEKNISGSYNSIVFNFKAPSDKIKTVIEQFRRNIYAPVLTQENFDKVKQELKNSYLSSPKVALDKGVELLYGNHPLGTGSGKAYRNLDNLTLNDVIEHYNKILYNSAFTATATMDFDKNKEALGNLYSELAQIKQQYKPATLGQKPLIKELDSAKIALETVNRSQADIVQLFRIEETGNVKDKVTMSLLNEILGGNSNSRLFNDLRETQKLAYRVNSFYESSDNEGILALNIMTTTDNTQVPQYDNVKKSLEGFKKHINQLITTPVSQEELNAAKRQLKSKIAFLKESTQGKNQITSISMKSPYKKEYPDEMLKAIDSATAEDIQKIAGHYLTKPSVVSIVASKATIDNNADYLQSFAGK
- the thiC gene encoding phosphomethylpyrimidine synthase ThiC: MTQLLKAQKGILTPEMEYILEKEQVSSSFLLEKTASGEIVILKNINHKNTIPVAIGTGMSIKVNANIGTSKERSGLDLELEKLQTIIATNCDTVMDLSTGADLDEVRNIIIKNSTIPVGTVPIYQAGKEAIDEKHDIAQMSKDKLFSDIEKHCKDGVDFITVHCGVTKQVIKALKEQGRITGIVSRGGSMTAAWMEANGCENPLYEFYDDLLDIARTYDCTLSLGDGLRPGCGADAGDRAQVSETIVLGELVNRARKAGVQSMVEGPGHVPLNMIPSMIQTIKELTRNAPLYVLGPLVTDIAPGYDHITGAIGATLAGVNGADFLCYVTPSEHLGLPNNEQVRQGVITSKIAAHAIDVAKGNKYAIEQDRLMSVARKELDWCKQREYSIDKTVFENIDNGTPCTMCGEYCSMKLINNYL
- the gcvPB gene encoding aminomethyl-transferring glycine dehydrogenase subunit GcvPB, yielding MGKTIFEKSNRPAIAEVKDIDNLDEVYIRKTAPNLPELSEGEVVRHFFNLSKKNFCLDEGFYPLGSCTMKYNPKINEWAANLDGFLNIHPNQSDDTLQGALALMYHLQKQLCAVTGMDAVSLQPAAGAHGELAGLMVIKAYFETKGLKKTKIIVPDSAHGTNPASAKMCGFEVVEIKSNQDGLVDIEELKKALDDDIAGLMLTNPNTLGLFERDILEISSLVHQAGGLLYYDGANLNAIMGITNPAIMGFDVVHVNLHKTFSTPHGGGGPGAGPVGVVQKLAEFLPVPVIGYKDKKYYRDYSLPNSIGKVRSFFGNFGILVRAYTYITMMGKDLKKASEDAVLNANYIKEKLKDYYEVPFDRHCMHEFVMTSHNQKEYGINTLMLAKRLIDYGFHPPTIYFPLIVHEAMMIEPTETESKATLDEFINVMIKLAQDVKENQEDFINAPSNAPVKKVDETFAARNPNLKWD
- a CDS encoding FAD-dependent oxidoreductase; this encodes MKNKTYDVIIFGGGLSGCACAFGAAEKGLKVLIVEKLTFLGGSATGGLVFPMMKNQLQDGTDLNSGFFKELTERLQKNNGGITFKDGNKGWFNPEVLKYTLDEYCEELGVEVLFDSVVTSAETTGKQVLSAEIFTCGQKFSLKSKYFVDATGNADFSSLCGVDFENGDNGKNQAFTLRFIMSNIDMEEFAQFLESLDDEKVSPVYRLDNGEIHLSTAYTYDDKDWKLKPFFEEAVKNGDLTFEDTAYFQIFTIPAQPASIGFNCPRISSSRQLNPLNPDDISFALMQGRSQIRRLERFCKKYLPGFKKAYVSQSAPMLGVRDSRRIKGSYILNEEDILNCTKFKDAVAKSNYPIDVHSYHKNKGELRFVKENDYYEIPVECTLNPKYTNLLTLGRAISATFLAQASLRIMPNCISTGENAADYICKKLQS